The following are from one region of the Sphingomonas sp. J315 genome:
- a CDS encoding ubiquinol-cytochrome C chaperone family protein: MRLWEKLTGRKPENPAAALYQAVVARGREPHWYEAGAVPDTVNGRFDMIASVLGIVMLRIEHDPTAAETTARLTECFVDDMDGQLRQIGIGDVVVGKGIGKMMALLGGRIGAYRDALADDAAPGAFEDALLRNLYRGEDPGADALAHSAAGLRALRARLADVPHDDLLAGRMP, encoded by the coding sequence ATGCGATTGTGGGAAAAGCTGACCGGGCGAAAGCCAGAGAACCCGGCGGCGGCGCTCTATCAGGCGGTGGTGGCGCGCGGGCGGGAGCCGCACTGGTACGAGGCGGGGGCGGTGCCCGACACCGTCAACGGGCGGTTCGACATGATCGCGAGCGTATTGGGAATCGTAATGCTGCGGATCGAGCATGATCCGACCGCAGCGGAAACCACCGCGCGGCTGACCGAATGTTTCGTCGACGACATGGACGGCCAGCTGCGCCAGATCGGGATCGGCGATGTCGTCGTCGGCAAGGGGATCGGCAAGATGATGGCGCTGCTCGGCGGGCGCATCGGCGCGTATCGCGACGCGCTGGCCGACGATGCGGCCCCTGGCGCGTTCGAGGACGCGCTGCTGCGCAACCTCTATCGTGGCGAGGATCCGGGTGCCGACGCGCTGGCGCATTCCGCCGCCGGGCTGCGCGCGCTGCGCGCGCGGCTTGCCGATGTGCCGCATGACGATCTGCTCGCCGGACGAATGCCGTGA
- a CDS encoding DUF177 domain-containing protein translates to MIAPEFSRPQRLDAIGKGEHRVTIAANADERAALAKRFGLIAIERLDAEIGVHRDATGVIARGHLSGAVVQPCSVTGDPVPAQIEEDFAIRFLPEGNVEGDEIELSDEECDTVFYTGGAIDLGEAAAETLALALDPFPRSPRADEVLRAAGVLGEDETGPFAALAKLRKPD, encoded by the coding sequence GTGATCGCGCCTGAATTTTCCCGGCCCCAGCGGCTCGATGCGATCGGCAAGGGCGAACACCGCGTCACGATCGCGGCGAATGCCGATGAGCGTGCGGCGCTGGCGAAGCGATTCGGGCTGATCGCGATCGAGCGGCTCGACGCGGAGATTGGCGTGCATCGCGACGCGACCGGGGTGATCGCGCGCGGACATCTGTCGGGCGCGGTCGTGCAGCCGTGCAGCGTTACCGGCGATCCGGTTCCCGCGCAGATCGAGGAAGACTTCGCGATCCGCTTCCTGCCCGAAGGCAATGTCGAGGGGGACGAGATCGAGCTGTCGGATGAAGAGTGCGACACCGTGTTCTACACCGGCGGGGCGATCGACCTGGGCGAGGCGGCGGCGGAGACGCTGGCGCTGGCGCTCGACCCGTTTCCGCGCAGTCCGCGCGCGGACGAGGTGCTGCGGGCGGCGGGCGTGCTGGGCGAGGACGAGACCGGGCCGTTCGCGGCGTTGGCTAAGCTCAGGAAGCCGGACTGA
- a CDS encoding UdgX family uracil-DNA binding protein (This protein belongs to the uracil DNA glycosylase superfamily, members of which act in excision repair of DNA. However, it belongs more specifically to UdgX branch, whose founding member was found to bind uracil in DNA (where it does not belong), without cleaving it, appears to promote DNA repair by a pathway involving RecA, rather than base excision.), which yields MRVVALASQDDFDGWRDAARSLAAARIDPSDVVWQVGDHPADLFGDEAVLPSAAPELRVSRRFIELAREAILHSDPERFALLYALLTRVIARPGSIEDKADPLLRRLDDMAKSVRRDIHKMRAFLRFREVTDDSGARFIAWFEPDHHIVRANARFFVDRFHTMRWSILTPEVSLHWDGEALSEGPGASKSDAPQDDPVEAIWKTYYASIFNPARLKTGAMLKEMPRKYWKNMPETALVPDLIKGARARELAMVETARMTGPGDNATKAWESLRDEAMACTRCHLYKHATQTVFGEGPVDAPLMLVGEQPGDQEDLAGRPFVGPAGQLLDEALAQAGIDRTAAYLTNAVKHFKFEPRGKRRIHATPDAGEVSACRWWVEQELLIVRPRVVIALGATAARSLLGRAVTISRERGRAIPLDSGAEAWITVHPSYLLRLPDPDAKAAQHAAFIADLRAAAARL from the coding sequence ATGCGCGTCGTAGCACTAGCTTCACAGGATGATTTTGACGGCTGGCGCGACGCCGCCCGGTCGCTCGCCGCCGCGCGCATCGATCCGTCGGACGTGGTGTGGCAAGTCGGCGATCATCCCGCCGACCTGTTCGGCGACGAAGCCGTCCTCCCCTCTGCCGCTCCCGAACTGCGCGTCTCGCGCCGTTTCATCGAACTCGCGCGCGAGGCGATCCTGCACAGCGACCCCGAACGCTTCGCCCTGCTCTACGCGCTGCTTACCCGCGTGATCGCCCGACCGGGCAGTATCGAGGACAAGGCCGATCCGCTGCTCCGCCGCCTCGACGACATGGCCAAATCCGTCCGCCGCGACATTCACAAGATGCGCGCGTTCCTGCGCTTCCGCGAAGTCACCGACGACAGCGGCGCCCGCTTCATCGCCTGGTTCGAGCCGGATCATCACATCGTCCGTGCGAACGCGCGCTTCTTCGTCGACCGCTTCCACACGATGCGCTGGTCGATCCTGACGCCGGAGGTCTCGCTTCATTGGGACGGAGAAGCCCTGAGCGAAGGGCCGGGTGCCAGCAAGAGCGACGCGCCGCAGGACGATCCCGTCGAGGCCATCTGGAAGACCTATTACGCCTCGATCTTCAACCCCGCTCGGCTCAAGACCGGCGCGATGCTCAAGGAAATGCCGCGCAAATACTGGAAAAACATGCCCGAGACCGCGTTGGTACCGGACCTCATCAAGGGTGCCCGTGCCCGCGAGCTGGCGATGGTGGAGACGGCACGGATGACCGGCCCCGGCGACAATGCGACCAAGGCGTGGGAATCGCTGCGCGACGAAGCGATGGCCTGCACCCGCTGCCACCTCTACAAACATGCGACCCAGACCGTGTTCGGCGAAGGCCCGGTCGATGCCCCGCTGATGCTGGTCGGCGAACAACCGGGCGATCAGGAGGATCTTGCCGGTCGTCCGTTCGTCGGCCCCGCCGGGCAGTTGCTCGACGAGGCACTGGCGCAGGCGGGCATCGACCGTACCGCCGCCTATCTCACCAACGCGGTCAAGCATTTCAAATTCGAACCGCGCGGCAAGCGCCGCATCCACGCCACCCCCGATGCGGGAGAGGTCAGCGCCTGCCGCTGGTGGGTCGAACAGGAATTGCTGATCGTCCGGCCTAGGGTGGTCATCGCGCTCGGTGCCACCGCCGCGCGGTCGCTGCTGGGGCGAGCCGTGACCATCTCCCGCGAACGCGGCCGCGCGATCCCGCTCGATTCAGGTGCGGAAGCCTGGATCACCGTCCACCCCAGCTATCTGCTGCGCCTCCCCGACCCGGATGCCAAGGCCGCGCAGCACGCCGCCTTCATCGCCGACCTGCGCGCCGCCGCCGCGCGACTTTGA
- a CDS encoding SO2930 family diheme c-type cytochrome, whose protein sequence is MTRAGLALLALCAAAFGVAAASQPARVNDAAITADGYPAKLSDYGFFTDLARRTPAARVVGYDLETALFSDYTAKQRFIYVPAGAQAKYDANAAFDFPVGSALIKTFGYGAGTAFKPIETRLLLRRASGWVAIPYVWNAEGTDAVVKRAGARLPVSFTDPSGRARHISYAVPNQNQCKDCHALAGQIAPIGPKARYLNHHGQLQALVKAGLLDRAPANAPRVARWDDKKAPLDARARAYLEINCAHCHNPAGAASNSGLFLELDRTDPVALGIGKRPVAAGRGSGGRDFAIAPGNAEGSILIYRLRSTDPGIAMPELGRATAHDEGIALLSEWIETLPAR, encoded by the coding sequence GTGACCCGCGCGGGACTCGCCCTGTTGGCCCTATGCGCGGCGGCGTTCGGCGTCGCTGCGGCAAGCCAGCCTGCGCGGGTCAACGATGCCGCGATCACCGCCGACGGCTACCCCGCCAAACTGTCAGACTATGGCTTCTTCACCGACCTGGCCAGGCGCACCCCTGCGGCGCGCGTGGTGGGCTACGACCTCGAAACCGCGCTCTTCTCCGACTACACCGCGAAGCAGCGCTTCATCTATGTCCCCGCCGGAGCACAGGCGAAGTATGACGCAAATGCCGCGTTCGACTTCCCGGTCGGTTCGGCCCTCATCAAGACCTTCGGCTACGGCGCGGGCACCGCGTTCAAGCCGATCGAGACCCGCCTGCTGCTCCGTCGCGCCTCGGGCTGGGTCGCGATCCCCTATGTGTGGAACGCCGAAGGCACCGATGCCGTCGTCAAGCGCGCCGGCGCCCGCCTTCCGGTCAGCTTCACCGACCCGTCAGGCCGCGCGCGCCACATCAGCTACGCCGTTCCCAACCAGAACCAGTGCAAGGATTGCCACGCGCTCGCCGGCCAGATCGCGCCGATCGGCCCAAAGGCACGCTACCTCAACCATCACGGGCAGCTACAGGCGCTGGTCAAGGCGGGCCTGCTCGACCGCGCACCTGCCAACGCCCCGCGCGTCGCCCGCTGGGACGACAAGAAAGCCCCGCTCGACGCTCGCGCGCGCGCCTATCTCGAAATCAACTGCGCGCATTGCCACAATCCGGCGGGGGCGGCGTCCAACTCCGGCCTGTTCCTCGAACTCGACCGCACCGACCCGGTCGCACTCGGCATCGGCAAGCGCCCGGTCGCGGCAGGACGCGGGAGCGGCGGGCGCGACTTCGCGATTGCGCCGGGCAATGCCGAAGGCTCGATCCTCATCTACCGCCTGCGCAGCACCGACCCCGGCATCGCCATGCCCGAACTCGGCCGCGCCACGGCGCACGACGAAGGGATCGCGTTGCTCAGCGAATGGATCGAAACGCTCCCCGCGCGTTAG